Proteins from one Elgaria multicarinata webbii isolate HBS135686 ecotype San Diego chromosome 3, rElgMul1.1.pri, whole genome shotgun sequence genomic window:
- the LOC134396535 gene encoding twist-related protein 2-like, whose protein sequence is MKEESMCPDSPEGSLVTSEEESEKMPRKGLRKRGQLGVPLTSAPPECSTPSPQGKRSKRSPVPQTFEDMHTQRVIANVRERQRTQSLNDAFAELRKIIPTLPSDKLSKIQTLKLAARYIDFLYQVLQSDELDHKISSCNYLAHERLSYAFSVWRMEGAWSMSASH, encoded by the coding sequence ATGAAAGAAGAAAGCATGTGCCCAGACTCCCCAGAGGGCAGCCTGGTGACCAGCGAGGAGGAAAGCGAGAAGATGCCAAGGAAAGGCCTTCGCAAAAGGGGCCAGCTGGGCGTGCCCTTGACCTCTGCCCCCCCGGAGTGCAGCACCCCCTCGCCGCAGGGCAAGCGCAGCAAGCGGAGCCCCGTGCCGCAGACCTTCGAGGACATGCACACGCAGCGGGTCATCGCCAACGTGCGGGAGCGCCAGCGCACCCAGTCGCTGAACGACGCCTTTGCTGAGCTACGCAAGATCATCCCCACGCTGCCCTCCGACAAGCTCAGCAAGATCCAGACGCTCAAGCTGGCCGCCCGCTACATCGACTTCCTCTACCAGGTCCTGCAGAGCGATGAGCTTGACCACAAGATCTCCAGCTGCAACTACCTGGCCCACGAGAGGCTCAGCTATGCCTTCTCCGTCTGGAGGATGGAAGGGGCCTGGTCCATGTCGGCGTCCCACTGA